Proteins co-encoded in one Fusarium fujikuroi IMI 58289 draft genome, chromosome FFUJ_chr06 genomic window:
- a CDS encoding related to nitrilase yields the protein MDYKVVVAAVHAAPVFMNKAATTDKVIGLIEQAGKENIELLVFPETFIPGYPYWIECYPPLQQVGALAKYAEESVVVQDGDEIARISAACRRTGVAISLGISERIAQGYTLFNSQVNIDADGTLLGVHRKLQPTYVERSVWAQGGGHTLRTYKLTASGRPFNLGGLCCWEHTMNGARQALITQHQHIHAGAWPALSTMAGFEAVADSQIEALMKAHALTAQAFVITASNYVDDTCLEWMEKNLGKQEFVKAGGGWSAVIHPFCSFLAGPHTGAEEKLVKAEVDLSQLGQVKVWVDAVGHYQRPEILKFSFDDQPLWADEKPAPEGSLPVKNNPGDKLAPKLDSEEGSVAQRSSW from the exons ATGGATTACAAAGTCGTCGTCGCAGCGGTACACGCTGCGCCCGTGTTTATGAATAAGGCCGCTACTACTGACAAGGTTATCGGTTTGATCGAGCAAGCAGGTAAGGAGAACATCGAGCTTCTAGTCTTTCCCGAGACGTTTATTCCTGGATATCCG TATTGGATTGAATGCTACCCGCCCCTCCAACAAGTTGGAGCCCTCGCCAAATATGCCGAGGAGAGTGTCGTGGTCCAAGACGGCGACGAAATCGCACGCATCTCGGCTGCCTGCCGTCGCACTGGTGTAGCCATCAGCCTCGGTATTTCAGAGCGCATAGCTCAAGGTTACACACTCTTCAATTCCCAAGTCAATATCGACGCAGATGGGACCTTGTTGGGTGTGCACCGCAAGCTGCAGCCAACATATGTTGAACGCTCTGTCTGGGCGCAGGGCGGCGGTCATACTCTACGAACGTACAAGCTCACAGCTTCGGGACGGCCTTTCAACCTCGGTGGCCTTTGCTGTTGGGAGCATACCATGAATGGGGCACGCCAAGCGCTCATtactcagcatcaacatatTCACGCTGGTGCCTGGCCTGCCTTATCGACCATGGCTGGCTTCGAAGCCGTGGCTGATTCTCAGATCGAGGCTTTGATGAAGGCGCATGCCCTCACTGCTCAAGCCTTTGTCATCACAGCGTCTAACTATGTTGATGATACTTGTCTTGAGTGGATGGAGAAGAATCTAGGCAAGCAGGAGTTTGTCAAGGCGGGCGGAGGATGGTCCGCTGTTATCCACCCGTTTTGTTCATTTCTTGCTGGGCCGCATACTGGTGCTGAAgagaagcttgtcaaggctgaggtgGACCTGTCGCAGCTTGGGCAGGTCAAGGTTTGGGTGGATGCTGTTGGTCATTATCAACGTCCagagatcctcaagtttAGCTTTGACGATCAGCCTTTGTGGGCAGATGAAAAGCCAGCACCTGAGGGATCTTTACCTGTAAAGAACAATCCTGGAGACAAATTAGCTCCAAAGTTGGATTCTGAAGAGGGTTCTGTAGCACAGAGAAGCAGTTGGTGA